One window of the Cryptomeria japonica chromosome 7, Sugi_1.0, whole genome shotgun sequence genome contains the following:
- the LOC131856961 gene encoding uncharacterized protein LOC131856961, with the protein MDNHLSGEWISEEDNVHLEVKPVSKEKESEEIVIGPTESLAKKTIPIEEEELELEYSPIRPIVISSDESEEYTPLSDNEFEGYTPPSDNESEVLYCFLPVVNMDINLYSYIEVRRVGEVRQEAPRVEEQPDNRARIEEEMAKDLKRIAPPKFDGKTIGGGAEAWVIEMEKYFGLRNMSNETKAVWVAYQLSGEAATWWDNEKSERKLQPRDITWELFLQSFRKRWLPHLFFDKKMTEFHNLTQGGMSVTQYWEKFTNLL; encoded by the exons ATGGATAACCATCTAAGTGGAGAATGGATCAGTGAGGAGGATAATGTTCATCTCGAAGTGAAACCAGTTTCTAAAGAGAAAGAAAGTGAGGAGATAGTAATAGGCCCTACTGAATCCCTTGCTAAAAAGACTATCCCTATAGAGGAAGAGGAGCTCGAGTTAGAATATTCTCCAATTAGGCCAATTGTGATAAGCTCCGATGAGTCTGAGGAATATACCCCACTGAGTGATAATGAATTTGAGGGATATACCCCACCGAGTGATAATGAATCTGAAG TTCTATATTGTTTCCTTCCAGTAGTAAATATGGATATTAATCTCTATAGTTATATT GAGGTTCGAAGGGTCGGAGAAGTTCGACAGGAAGCTCCAAGGGTTGAAGAGCAACCAGATAACCGAGCAAGGATTGAAGAAGAGATGGCTAAGGACTTGAAGAGAATAGCGccaccaaagtttgatggaaaaactATTGGTGGTGGTGCAGAGGCATGGGTGatagaaatggaaaagtattttggtcTCCGCAACATGTCTAATGAAACCAAGGCAGTTTGGGTTGCTTATCAGCTTTCTGgtgaagctgctacttggtgggatAATGAAAAGTCCGAAAGGAAATTGCAACCAAGAGATATCACTTGGGAATTGTTCTTGCAATCCtttaggaagaggtggcttcctcaCTTATTCTTCGATAAGAAGATGACTGAATTTCATAACCTAACTCAAGGTGGCATGTCGGTAACTCAATACTGGGAGAAGTTTACCAACCTCCTTTAG